TCTGGAGCAGGGAGCAGGTGGAGAGAATGCTGTGGATTTCTATCCTGCACTGTGTAAAGGGGAAATAAATAGTACATGTTAAGGTAATAATATGATTTAAGAATGAGGTTTCAGACTGAATAAAACAACAGATACGGGGTTACGGATTGTTACTAAGATTCTAATTGACCTTTGTAAAACTGAACGCACAAGTCAGCAGCATTTGCAGCTGTGTTCTCGCAAGGACAGCGAGCTTCAATAACAAGGAACAGGAGGTAACGGCTGTCTCAGTAACAGATAGGGACAGTGGACAATAACAAGATAAGTGGTGCCTGCAAGGGTAGGTGAGAGTGCGTGTTTATATATACCAGATTGAAACTTTAAACAGTGACTGTGCATGTGTTCAGAAAGTTAGAACTGTGCCAACTTGTGTAAACAATAAAATTAGTTCAGCGAGAATGCTTGTTGGCTACATCTCGTAAATCTGCTCTGATGCTCCTGTGAATCATTTGTTCGGAGAAGTTAACTGTGACAGGTGATGGTTTCTGTACATTTgtaggatactggaagtggaggatTGACAGACGGAAACTCAAACCAGacatcacatcgcgatctgacagagtcactcgattcatcagaacctgaatttcagcagcatctgggtgtggaaggtaaaaggtttgactgttctgtctgtgagggaagatttcaggtctcagtgtgactggaaaagccccgagattcacaaaccctggttaagccaaacctggagaactgtgttcagctctgggcaacaaacctgaggaaggacagaatgtagcacagatttacccgaGTGATATCTGAACGCCCAGAGTTAAATTACAAGGTACAATTACAGGAAAGGCTGTGTGGACTGTGCACATtctcccgagtctgcgtgggtttcctccgggtgctccggttacctcccacaaaaatgtgtaggttaggtggattggccgtgctaaattgtccctttgtgtacaaAAGGCGAGGTagtgttatgggaatagggtgggaaagtaggcctcggtagggtgttctttcagagggtcagtatagactcgatggaccgaatgggctccttctgcactgtaaggatttaagGATTTCTTGGAAAGAGCCATAGAGTCAGaatggtacagaggaggccattccacccattgaaCCATGCCAGCTCACtacagcaatccagtcaatcccattctcctgctctatcccgtgTCCTTGCAGCTTTCTTTCCCTCCAGTGTCTCTCCAATGTCCGTCAAAATTattcattgtgtctatttccaCCCCTTCATGGCAGCAGGTTTTgggtcattatcactcactgtgtaaaaatattctcccccacatccccctctatTTCTTATCCAAAAATGTAAATCTCTGTCCCAGATTGTTTCGTTTACCTTATCCAAACCTGTCAGAATCTTGAGAACCTGAATGAAATCTCCCCTCAGCTTCTTTTGCTCAaactattctggtaaatctgcaacTTCTCAGAATCTTCACTTCCTTCCTAAAGTCTGGTTACCGGATCCGGACACAATACTCGAGATGTGACCTAACCAGAGCGTTATAAAGATTCAGCATAACTTCCCGGTTTTTCTATCAGTATTCCTGCTTATGAAGCTCAACACCCCATTTGCTTTACTAACTACTCTCTCAATATGTCTTGCAGATATACAAAATCCTTTTCCTTCACCTCAaacctctatctctctcctttcgTAGAGGCCAGAGTCCTGTGTAGGTCCAGATCAGGTGGCAGgttccctccctgaaggacattggtgaaccagttgaGTTTTCACAATAATCCAGTAACTTTCATCATCACTTCTTCCTAGTCTCCGGTCGcacggtggttcgcactgctgctttaTGGTGATGGAGGCTGAAGGTTTGAAAGATTTGTCAAACTTCTGGTCAAGTTGTCCTTCGGGGAGGAAACCTTCCACCTGGTCTCtgaaaggagagagatagaggcgggaggTGAAGGAAAAGGATTTTGTATATCTGCAAGATATATTGAGAGAGTAGATAGAAAAGCAAATGGGGTGTTGTGGCGCAGCCACAGGCTCAGCCTGATTGGCTGATTCTTGGCGGCATTTTGTGTTTGCGAATTAGAGCTGGAgatggatggtcagttcccctctgtccggggtggggggtgtcagttcccctctgtccggggtggggggggggtcagttctcctCTGTCCAGGggcggggggatggtcagttcccctctgtctggggtggggggggggatggtcagttcccctctgtcctgggAGCGGGGGGATGggcagttcccctctgtcctgtgtgggggggggaatggtcagttcccctctgtccaggggtggggggatggtcagttcccctctgtccagggtggggggggggatggtcagttcccctctgtcctgggagcggggggatggtcagttcccctctgtcctgggtgggggggggggaatggtcagttcccctctgtccggggtgtggaggatggtcagttcccctctgtccagggtgggggggaggggagatggtcagttcccctctgtcctgaaaggggggggaatggtcagttcccctctgtcctgggtggggggggggggggggtcagttcccctcagtccagggtggggggtggtcagttcccctctgtccgggggggggggggggatggtcagttcccctctgtccgggggtgggggggattcaaaCTCATTACCCAGTGTGCTGTTGATCACCTTTACTTTACATGAGAAATTCCCGCTTCGATCCCACCTGGAAACTTTGTGTTTAAAATTGTTACTGATAAGGAACTAACAGTGAGTTTAGTTTCATGTTGGACAGGGTGAGAGTTCATGTGTTTCATTCTTGAAAAACTCCTTCTTCACCTTTAAACAGGGAAcagtagggtggcatgtggcgcagtggttagcactgggactatggcgcatgAGGACCCGATTTCaaatcccggccctcggtcactgtccgtgtggagtctgcacattctccccatgtctgcgtgggtttcacccccacaacccaaagatgtgcaggttaggtggattggtcacgctaacttgcccattaattggaaaaaaaataattgggtattctaaatttattttaaaaacagggaACAGTGAGAGAAACCTGATCCACAGTGACCCAAAAACCagatactgtagatgctggaaatccgaCCTCAAAACAGAAAATAGTAGAAACACGGAGCAGGTCAAACAACATCTGTGCAGAGGACCAAAGTGAATGCTTCAGGCCGGTGACCTTTTATCCAAGCTGGAAGAATTTGGAAATTGAATAGTTTATCAACAAGTACAGAGgccgggaaagagagggggagacgaACGTGATAAATATAAGAAATGGTCATACTTCATAGTTTGTATTTTGCAGTAATATTATGAAAAGCTAGGTTAAATGTTTACAGACATGATGTCTGCGAGAGATTGATTATCTCACTTCTAATTCTGTGACTTTTGCAGGGGAAGTTTAATATGGacacggtagggcagcacggtggcgcagtgggttagcactgtggcctcacggcaccaagttcccaggttcgatcccagctctgggtcactgtccatgtggagtttgcacattctccccgtgtttgcgtgggtttcgcccccacaacccaacgatgtgcagggtagtggattggccatgctaaactgccccttaattggaaaaatgaattgggtactctaaattaaaaaaaataataataaggaCTTGGAGAATCCACACTGAGTAAAGAACTAGATTCATTTACAATACGGTATATACACTGCctgctcgctccctcccgggttccTCTCATGGTTGGTCCCTTACCGACCATTTTACCGTTTGTAGCGAGAGAGCTAATGTAATGGTGTcacagtttgagcctggctaaacaagtcaagagaCTATAATTACAAAAGATaaggcagcagaattaggccatttgatcatggctgatatgtatctcatccccattcacctgctttctccctgtaatacctgatccccttattaatcaagtacctatctatctctatcttaaaaacactcagtgactgACATCACGtggtggcacatggttagcactactacctcacagtgccagggacccaggttaattccagccttgggtcactgtctgtgtggagtttgcactttctccccgtgtctgcgtgggtttcttccggatgctccactttcctcccacagtccaaagatgtgcaggttaggtggattgcccatgctaaattgccttcggTGTCCggggatgtgttggttaggtggggttaaggggatagggcgggagagtggctctgagtagggtgctctttcagagggtcggtgtgcaTACTTGATAGTGCAGAAAGACGCCATTTGCCCCATCAAGTTCGATGTTtatgtgacttggcctccacagtcttcttcagcgaagagttccacaggttcaccaccctcaggctgaagaaattcctcctcccctcagttttaaatgatcgtcccttcagtctgaggctatgccctcggGTTCTaatctctcctaccagtggaaacattttctccacgtccactctatctgggtattctgtaagtttcaatgagattcccattcatccttctaaactccatcgagtacagacccagagtcctcaatcgctcctcatatgacaaatctttcattccagggatcattcttgtgatcctcctcCAGACAccctccaaggccagtacatccttccttagacacggggcccaaaactgctcacaatactcaaaatgtggtCTGATGAGAGGCATGGCAGTACATCCCTGCACTTGTATTGTAGCTCTCTtaaaatgaatgcgaacattgcatttgcctttctaactgccgactttcctttatttgttcttgggatgtgggtgtcgccggctgagccggcatttgctgcccatccctaattgcccttgaactgagtggcttgctgggccatttcagagggggcagtttgggaggatgtgaggctgaagtgattaaatgacaaagggGATAATGGTGCAAGACAAAACTGGGAGACAATGATATAAGTAAATAAACTAATAGGATAAGAGAAGAAATAAAAGACAGGTCCAGGTGAGGtataaatggcaacagcagaaccgTTACCAGCACCAACTGTCTGAAAATATCGGAGTGATGATTATAATCTGAAATTACTGAAATGAATGTTGTGTCTGGAAGGTCAGAAATTGCCTGATCAAGGATGAGGTTCTGTTCCTCGAGTTTCCTTTGAGCTttattggagcagtgcaggaggccgaggacagagtgggaaTGGGGCGGGGAATTAAAATATTAAATGATCAGGAGCTCAGGATTATGCTTGCTGACTGAATGGTGATGTTCCACAGTCACCAATCCAGATTTAATCTCCTCAGTGTGGGGGAGACCAAATCGTGAGCAGTGAATACACAATACTGGAAagcaagaagtacaagtaaatcactgtCACCTGGAAAGTGTGTTTGGAATCCTGGAATATGGGAAGGATGGCGATGAACTGTTAGTTGGTTGTGTCTGCATGGAAATGACTGACCGTGATGTTCATGAAAACACAAGAAATGGGAGTGGATGCAGACCATACGGCTCATCGAGCCTCTGCATTTCTTGCTGGCTGTAACCTGTCCATTCAGGCTTCATTCCGATAAACTTTCCTGTATCTTCCTCAGTCCTTCTAGGTCCATCAAATGATATGGAGACATTAGCTCAACAATCCTATGAATTAAACTTTAGTCTGGCCCAGTGTCACCGAGCTGAAATCCAGTCTTTCTCTGACACATTATTCTTAATGTCATCACTGACAGGTTAAGAATGAAAAAGCCAACTTTTTAGCAGTAAGGGGAAGAGGCAAGTTTGTagatacagaatcacagaatctacagtgcagaaggaggccgtttggcgcatcgagtctgcaccggccttagcaccctacctaaccccacacctccaccctatccccacacttccaccctatccccttaaccccaccttccCTTAacttttttggatgctaagggcaatttagcatagccaatccacatatccctgcacatctttggattgtggaaggaaactggagcacccgatggaaacccacgcagacacggggagaacgtgcagactccgcacagacagtgaccccaagccggaatcgaacctgggaccctggtgctgtcaagccattgtgctaaccattgtgctaccgtgctgcccgatgttcTACAGTGTCACAGACTGGCTCGTTGGATCTTATTCTGTCCCATCGTACATTCAGCTAATAGTAAAATGTGTAAAATACTGCAACATACAGGCATTTAAGGACAACGGTGAGTTTGCTGCTCAGATTAGTTCAAGTCTCCATATTGTAAAATGGATCTAGAAGGACTGGAGAAGATGTAACAGATgttacagatagtaaaagtttctacaaatatatttttaaaaaagagtggctgaggtaaatattggtccattagaggatgagaaggagatttaataatgggagatgaggaaatggctgaggaactgaacaggttttttgggtcggtcttcacagtggaagacacaaataacatgccagtgactgatcgaaatgaggctatgacaggtgaggaccttgagacgattgtgatcaccaaggaggtagtgatgggcaagctaatggggctaaaggtagacaagtctcctggatctgatggaatgcatcccagagtgctaaaagagatggctagggaaattgcaaatgcactagtgataatttaccaaaattcactagactcgggtggtcctggcggactggaaatgagcaaacgtgacaccactgttttaagaaggaggtaggcagaaagcgggtaattataggtcagtgagcttaacttcggtagtagggaagatgctggaatctgtcatcaaggaagaaatagcgaggcatctggatggaaattgtcccattgggcagacgcagcatgggttcataaagggtaggtcatgcctaactaatttagtggaattttttgaggacaataccagagcggtagataacgggtgccaatggatgtggtatatctggatttccagaaagcctttgacatggtgccacacaaaaggttgctgcataagataaagatgcatggcattaagggtaaagtagtcgcatggatagaggattggttaattaatagaaagcaaagagtggggattaatgggtgtttctctggttggcaatcaatagctcgtggtgtccctcagggatcagtgttgggctcacaattgttcacaatttacatagatgatttggagttggggaccaagggcaatgtgtccaagtttgcagacgacactaagatgagtgggaaagcaaaaagtgcagaggataccagaagtctgcagagggatttggataggttaagtgaatgggcttgtgtctggcagatggcatacaatgttgacaaatgtgaggttatccattttggtaggaataacagcaaaagggattattatttaaatgataaaatattaaaacatgctgctgtgcagagagacctgggtgtgctagtgcatgagtcgcaaaaagttggtttacaggtgcaacaggtgattaagaaggcgaacggaattttgtccttcattgctagagggatggagtttaagactagggaggttatgctgcaattgtataaggtgttagtgaggccacagctggagtattgtgttcagttttggtctccttacttgagaaaggacgtactggcactggagggtgtgcagaggagattcattaggttaatcccagagctgaaggggttggattacgaggagaggttgagtagactgggactgtactcgctggaatttagaaggatgaggggggatcttatagaaacatataagattatgaagggaatagataggatagatgcgggccggttgtttccactggcgggtgaaagcagaactagggggcatagcctcaaaataaggggaagtagatttaggactgagttcaggaggaacttcttcacccaaagggttgtgaatctatggaattccttgcccagtgaagcagtagaggctccttcattaaatgtttttaagataaagatagatagttttttgaagaataaagggattaagggttatggtgttcgggccggaaagtggagctgagtccacaaaagatcagccatgatctcattgaatggtggagcaggctcgaggggccagatggcctactcctgcttctagttcttatcatggccaatccacctaacctgcacatctttggactatgggaggaaaccggagcacccagaggaaacccatgctacatacggggaggatgtgcagactccgcacagacagtgacccaagccggaatcgaacctgggaccctggagctgtgaatcaacagtgctaaccactgtgctgaccattgtgacagggggatagtgtgggaaaacggtgctgaggtaggtcagccaatgatcccattgaatggttcaggctcgatgggccgaatggccgactgcaactcatatttgttgtgatctcctggacaggaagctgtgagcttggatctgtcaatcaacatgaatccgcACCTGAAGGGGAATTgcaagggtgaatattagatacagcagagtgataaTGGAGGGAGAGTATGTGGGATGGAGCTTTACAGCTTTCGTGGAATAAGAGAGGAcaaatgttccatagaaacgagaattgtctgttctaaGTTTTGATCCTGTACTAAccgtgatgaattttgtaaattgtttttacaggatattagatgaggaggaattacagacagaaatctcaaaaattacgtctcgatctgacagagtcacttgattccttggaacctgaacatcatcggcctttgaatctagaaggagtaaTGTTTACCCGAACTGTCAGCTaatgatttcaaacatcagtgtgactggaaaagcaccgagacccacacaacacacacccgagtgagagtgttccagtgaactgactgtggaaacatcagtgtgactggaaaagcaccaagacccacacaacacacaaccaagTGAGAGAGTACATAGACTCCcagaatttggcccatcgagtctgcaccggcccttggaaagatcatcctgcctaagcccacacctccaccctatcaccataacccaataaccccacccaaccttttccgaaactaagggcaatttatcacagccaatccacctaacctgcacgtctttggactgtgggaggaaaccggagcacccggaggaaacccacgctgacacggggagaacgtgcaggctccgcacagacagttccaGTGAACTTACTGTgcaaagaactttaaccagttacacagcctgaataaacataacattcacagcagggagagaccataCCCATGTTGTGTCTGTGGAAGAGGCTTCAATTGATCATCCAACCTGAAGAGCCACGGGGAGACCCTAGacatggggaaaccgtggaaatgtggggactgtggcaagGCATTCCgagccccatcagagctggaaacccatcgacgcagtcacactggggagaggccgttcacctgctccaagtgtgggaagggattcagtcaattatccgccctgaagacacaccagcgagttcacactggggagaggccgttcacctgctctcagtgtgggaagggattcactcagtcatccggcctgcagacacaccagcgagttcacactggggagaggccattcacctgctctcagtgtgggaagggattccgtgattcatcaaccctgcagagacatcagcgaattctcactgggaagaggccattcacctgttctcagtgtgggaagggattcactcagtcatccggcctgcagacacaccagcgaattcacaatggggagaggccattcacctgctctcagtgtgggaagggattcactcagttatccgccctgcagacacaccagcgagttcacactggggagaggccattcacctgctctcagtgtgggaagggattccgtgattcatcaaccctgcagagacatcagcgaattcacactggggagaggccattcacctgttctcagtgtgacaagggattcactcagtcatccggcctgcagacacaccagcgaattcacaatggggagaggccattcacctgctctcagtgtgagaagggattcactcagtcatccgccttgcagacacaccagcgagttcacactggggagaggccattcacctgctctcagtgtgggaagagattccgtgATTCATCATCCCTGCGgagacaccggcgagttcacactggggagaggccattcatctgttctcagtgtgggaacggatttgctcagttatcttacctgcggacacaccagcgaattcacactggggagaggccgttcacctgctctcagtgtgggaaagggttccgtgattcatccaacctgcggagacaccagcgagttcacactggggagagaccgtccaCCTCTCACTGTGAGATGGGATTGCATGTTTAATCGcatctgctgtgacaccaacaatttcacaattgattacaggggttggattctgctgttattgtttctgctctgcatccaggactgcattttgttcattctgacaggtggtcagtggggatggtcggagggtttctttctgctggactggccggtctcaccactttgcctccagtgggctgatgctctttgagccttgttgctaatacctggctccaaatttcataaggatcacagagtgaaagggggtttggaagtttgaagatatttagtttcaatttctgtttggaaccaccccccccccccccccccaagtcatgttgccatggagatgggccctggtggttacatgttttttttgtttaatttatctgtgtGTTCCTCACAGAGGAAAACTATCACAGTGTGAGGGGCAATTTGTCTGGGGTGgtctgggaaactgattggtacagataatacctaatatttaaggaattattacatatttatcagggggtttgttagctcagttgactggacgactggtttgtgatgcagagcaaggtcaacagtgaggattcaactcccgtactggctgagtttattcatgaaggccccgccttctcaaccaggcccctcgcctgaggtgtgctgaccctcgggttaaatcacctccagtcagctctctctctgt
This portion of the Scyliorhinus torazame isolate Kashiwa2021f chromosome 5, sScyTor2.1, whole genome shotgun sequence genome encodes:
- the LOC140422599 gene encoding LOW QUALITY PROTEIN: uncharacterized protein (The sequence of the model RefSeq protein was modified relative to this genomic sequence to represent the inferred CDS: substituted 1 base at 1 genomic stop codon), with amino-acid sequence MGKPWKCGDCGKAFRAPSELETHRRSHTGERPFTCSKCGKGFSQLSALKTHQRVHTGERPFTCSQCGKGFTQSSGLQTHQRVHTGERPFTCSQCGKGFRDSSTLQRHQRILTGKRPFTCSQCGKGFTQSSGLQTHQRIHNGERPFTCSQCGKGFTQLSALQTHQRVHTGERPFTCSQCGKGFRDSSTLQRHQRIHTGERPFTCSQCDKGFTQSSGLQTHQRIHNGERPFTCSQCEKGFTQSSALQTHQRVHTGERPFTCSQCGKRFRDSSSLRRHRRVHTGERPFICSQCGNGFAQLSYLRTHQRIHTGERPFTCSQCGKGFRDSSNLRRHQRVHTGERPSTSHCEMGLHLFSLERCEETQNMEKPWKCGDCGKGYRFPSELEVHRRNHTGERPFTCSKCGKGFTQLSTLQKHQRVHTGERPFTCSKCGKGFTQLSTLRTHQRVHTGERPFTCSQCGKGFAHLSTLQKHQXVHTGERPFTCSQCGKGFTQLSTLETHQRVHTGERPFACSQCGKGFTRLSTLRTHQRVHTGQRPFTCSQCGKGFTRLSTLRTHQRVHTGQRPFTCSQCGKGFAHLSTLQNHQRVHTGERPFTCSRCGKGFTQLSALRTHQRVHTGERPFTCSPCGKGFTQLSHLRTHQRVHSGERPFTCSQCGKGFSWLSHLQTHQRVHIGERPSTSQCETGLHV